The following coding sequences are from one Perognathus longimembris pacificus isolate PPM17 chromosome 13, ASM2315922v1, whole genome shotgun sequence window:
- the LOC125361998 gene encoding olfactory receptor 1013-like produces MEKRNHTVTEFILLGFTRDPVMQKVLFGLFLGMYTLTVVGNCTLIFLICNDSRLHTPMYFFIGNLSFLDLWLSTVYTPKILVTCISEDKSISFAGCVAQFFFSAGLDYSECYLLAAMAYDRYMAISKPLLYAQAVSIKLCAFLVAASYLGGFINSSVITKKTFTFDFCSDNVIDDFFCDLIPLVKLACGGMEGYQALMYFLLTSNVMTPIVFILASYLFIIATILRIRSTQGRLKAFSTCSSHLISVTLYYGSILYIYLRPQSSYSLDTDKIVSTFYTVVFPMLNPMIYSLRNKDVKEALNKLFK; encoded by the coding sequence ATGGAGAAGAGGAATCACACAGTAACAGAATTTATCCTTTTGGGATTCACAAGAGACCCTGTGATGCAAAAGGTACTGTTTGGGCTCTTCCTTGGCATGTACACACTGACTGTGGTAGGAAATTGCACCCTCATCTTCCTGATCTGCAATGACTCCAGGCTCCACACACCCATGTATTTCTTCATTGGGAATCTGTCTTTTCTGGATCTCTGGCTGTCCACGGTCTACACCCCAAAGATCCTGGTCACCTGCATCTCTGAAGACAAGAGCATCTCCTTTGCAGGCTGTGTGGCTCAGTTCTTCTTCTCTGCTGGACTGGACTACAGTGAGTGTTACCTGCTGGCTGCCATGGCTTATGACCGCTATATGGCCATCTCAAAGCCACTGCTTTATGCCCAGGCCGTGTCCATTAAACTGTGTGCATTCTTGGTAGCAGCCTCCTATCTGGGTGGCTTCATTAACTCTTCCGTCATCACCAAGAAAACCTTCACCTTTGATTTCTGCAGTGACAACGTCATTGACGATTTTTTCTGTGACTTGATTCCCCTGGTAAAGCTGGCTTGTGGTGGGATGGAGGGCTACCAGGCTCTGATGTATTTCCTCCTGACCTCCAATGTCATGACCCCCATTGTGTTCATCCTGGCCTCCTACCTGTTCATCATCGCCACCATCTTGAGGATCCGCTCCACGCAGGGCCGCCtcaaggccttctccacctgctcctcccacCTCATCTCTGTCACCTTGTACTATGGCTCCATTCTCTACATCTACCTGCGCCCTCAGTCTAGCTATTCCTTGGATACGGACAAAATCGTTTCCACATTTTACACTGTGGTGTTCCCCATGTTGAATCCCATGATCTACAGCCTGAGGAATAAGGATGTGAAAGAGGCTTTGAATAAGCTCTTCAAATAA